From the Amblyraja radiata isolate CabotCenter1 chromosome 14, sAmbRad1.1.pri, whole genome shotgun sequence genome, one window contains:
- the LOC116980324 gene encoding THAP domain-containing protein 1-like: MASTGTSASSAYCSAIHCTNRQCRRPDLSFFRFPNNKERCRQWVQNTRRHDLLHRTPVYLSNNCRLCSEHFELYQFSNKRTKNRLNWNAVPTLFEIPNQPKCLPTQRRSLKRKNEYLSTLPKPSKQQRVSDNVQAEHSYCFDADQIHENEPSSVSPPPDTDDPQFPPTGNYGRALNMETQHTLHLKKRVEQLKQSMEKVTKESETISDLIRGAGEFLQGPALSFFASQLQNASGRKRGRRWSYSDKVVALSLYHQSPRAYRFCQRIFTLPLITLLHRWLSNIEVGPGFPPKVFELLKDSVAEITERDVLCSVLC, encoded by the exons ATGGCGTCCACAGGCACATCTGCAAGCTCAGCTTACTGTTCTGCGATACATTGCACAAATCGCCAATGTAGACGAcccgacctgtctttcttcaggttccccaataacaaagaaag atgtcgacagtgggtccagaatactcgtcgacacgaTCTCTTACACCGAACTCCAGTGTACTTGTCAAACaactgccgtctttgttctgaacacttCGAACTTTACCAGTTTTCCAACAAGCGGACCAAGAACAGGCTAAATTGGAATGCAGTTCCAACGCTCTTTGAGATCCCTAATCAGCCGAAATGTCTGCCTACCCAACGCAGATCACTCAAGAGGAAGAATGAGTACCTCTCAACTTTACCAAAGCCTTCAAAGCAGCAAAGAG TGTCAGACAACGTACAGGCCGAACATTCTTACTGCTTTGATGCAGACCAAATTCATGAGAATGAACCCAGCAGTGTTTCTCCACCTCCTGATACAGATGATCCTCAATTCCCACCAACTGGAAATTATGGCAGAGCTCTGAACATGGAAACACAGCATACTTTACACCTCAAAAAAAGAGTTGAACAGTTGAAACAATCAATGGAAAAGGTAACTAAAGAAAGTGAAACAATTAGTGACTTGATCAGAGGAGCAGGTGAATTTTTACAAGGACCAGCACTGTCTTTCTTTGCGTCACAATTGCAGAATGCGTCAGGACGTAAAAGAGGAAGACGATGGAGTTATTCAGACAAGGTAGTTGCCTTGTCCCTCTACCACCAAAGTCCCCGTGCATACCGGTTCTGCCAGCGCATTTTCACCCTTCCATTAATCACATTACTGCATAGATGGTTGAGTAATATCGAAGTGGGTCCTGGGTTTCCCCCTAAGGTCTTTGAACTTTTGAAAGACAGTGTAGCAGAAATAACAGAGAGGGATGTTCTGTGTAGTGTCCTTTGCTGA